One genomic segment of Labrus bergylta chromosome 17, fLabBer1.1, whole genome shotgun sequence includes these proteins:
- the LOC109985683 gene encoding bile salt-activated lipase, producing the protein MDKLKILFAVVLSLGAASAATLGVVQIEGGSVQGRNIPLGLFRSVDVFKGIPFAAQPETLEKPKPHPGWSGILKATKFAQRCLQMSVLQTSSFGSEDCLYLNIWVPHGRQVSSNLPVMIWFYGGGFMVGGSMGANFLNNYLYSGQEIADRGNVIVVSVGYRVGTLGFLSTGDSALPGNFGLWDQHAAITWVHKNIRSFGGDPENITLFGESAGGASVSFQSLSPHNKGLVKRAISQSGVAFCPWAINKNPHKLAVEVSEKVGCPTDDRMAACLKSIDAKTLTMAAPRIVQGTPDTPGVMNLLLSPVVDGDFLPDDPANLLHNTADIDYLVGVNNMDGHLFTSQDIPSIGNKNEDTSVEDLKSLLAAYTKEFGKGSLEVAFTEYASDWESSPSRDTIKRTAVDIGTDYLFLIPAQIAIYLHADNAKSGRTFSYMLSEPSLLAGPGKPYNDWVGSDHADDLQYVFGKPFTTPKAYGDRHRDLSGYMIAYWTNFARTGDPNSGNLKVPVIWPEFTSTGQPFLNLNAEMNDSSFGQEMRLRFVHLWTTILPSLPSEGVTQAQ; encoded by the exons ATGGACAAGCTTAAGATtctgtttgctgttgtcttgTCTCTGGGGGCGGCTTCAGCAGCCACT CTTGGTGTGGTACAAATAGAAGGGGGCAGTGTTCAGGGACGAAACATCCCCCTCGGTCTGTTCCGCTCAGTGGATGTTTTCAAAGGAATCCCCTTTGCCGCCCAGCCTGAAACCCTCGAGAAACCCAAACCTCATCCTGGCTGGAGTG GTATACTGAAGGCTACAAAGTTTGCTCAGAGATGTCTGCAGATGAGCGTGCTCCAGACTTCCAGTTTTGGTAGCGAGGACTGCCTCTACCTCAACATCTGGGTTCCTCATGGCCGTCAAG TGTCGTCAAACCTTCCAGTCATGATCTGGTTTTATGGAGGAGGCTTCATGGTTGGCGGTTCAATGGGGGCGAATTTCCTGAATAACTACCTGTACAGCGGTCAGGAGATTGCAGACAGAGGCAATGTTATTGTGGTGTCTGTGGGATACCGTGTGGGAACTTTGGGCTTCCTCAGCACGGGGGACTCTGCTTTACCTG GAAACTTTGGTTTGTGGGACCAGCATGCTGCCATCACCTGGGTGCACAAGAACATCCGTTCCTTTGGTGGAGACCCTGAAAATATCACCCTCTTTGGAGAGTCTGCAGGTGGAGCTAGTGTCAGCTTCCAG AGTCTGTCCCCCCACAACAAAGGGCTGGTCAAGAGAGCCATCTCCCAGAGCGGTGTTGCTTTCTGCCCATGGGCTATCAACAAGAACCCACACAAACTTGCAGTGGAG GTTTCTGAGAAAGTTGGCTGCCCCACTGATGACAGGATGGCCGCGTGTCTGAAATCCATTGATGCTAAGACTCTCACCATGGCTGCTCCCCGCATCGTACAAGGCACCCCAGATA CTCCCGGTGTGATGAACCTGCTTCTGTCTCCTGTTGTTGATGGTGACTTCCTCCCCGATGATCCCGCCAACTTGCTCCACAACACTGCTGACATCGACTACCTTGTAGGGGTGAATAACATGGACGGACATCTTTTCACCTCACAGGATATTCCTTCCATTGGTAACAAGAATGAAGACACTTCTGT agAAGATTTAAAGAGTCTCCTCGCTGCTTACACTAAAGAGTTCGGAAAAGGAAGTTTGGAAGTTGCCTTCACTGAATATGCATCCGACTGGGAATCATCACCCAGCCGGGACACCATCAAGAGGACCGCTGTGGACATTGGGACTGATTACTTGTTCCTGATTCCTGCACAGATTGCAATCTACCTGCATGCTGATAACGCCAA GTCCGGCCGTACATTCTCCTACATGCTGTCTGAGCCCAGTTTGTTAGCTGGACCAGGCAAACCCTACAATGACTGGGTGGGATCTGACCACGCTGATGACCTGCAGTATGTGTTTGGCAAACCCTTCACCACACCTAAGGCTTATGGGGACAGGCACAGAGACTTGTCTGGCTATATGATCGCCTACTGGACTAACTTTGCAAGAACTGG ggACCCTAACAGTGGAAACCTGAAGGTGCCTGTGATCTGGCCTGAATTTACCAGCACTGGACAACCATTCCTAAACCTCAATGCTGAGATGAATGACAGCTCCTTTGGACAGGAAATGAGGCTTCGTTTTGTCCATCTTTGGACCACAATCCTTCCCAGCCTTCCATCAGAAGGTGTAACACAAGctcagtga